A window of the Lactuca sativa cultivar Salinas chromosome 5, Lsat_Salinas_v11, whole genome shotgun sequence genome harbors these coding sequences:
- the LOC111908087 gene encoding gamma-glutamylcyclotransferase 2-1 — MVFWVFGYGSLVWNPGFDYDDKMIGYIKNYRRVFDLACIDHRGTPEDPARTCTLEYKEGAVCWGAVYCVKGGEEKERLAMAYLENRECEYDQKTTVEFFKEGETSEATLSGVIVFTSTPDKESNKYYLGPAPLEDMAKQIATATGPCGNNRDYIFLLEKAMFDIGHEDDMVIELANEVRKVLGNTGLGIIPKESSSNRLTGPSHKPKSPHKLLHLPEAIAMDT; from the exons ATGGTTTTCTGGGTGTTTGGCTATGGTTCATTGGTATGGAACCCTGGGTTTGATTATGATGATAAAATGATAGGGTACATCAAGAATTACAGGCGTGTGTTTGATCTAG CATGCATTGATCATAGAGGTACACCTGAGGACCCTGCAAGAACATGCACACTTGAATATAAGGAAGGAGCTGTCTGT TGGGGCGCTGTGTATTGTGTAAAAGGAGGTGAGGAGAAAGAAAGATTAGCAATGGCG TATTTAGAGAACAGAGAATGCGAATATGATCAGAAGACCACTGTAGAGTTTTTCAAG GAAGGAGAGACTAGTGAGGCTACTTTATCAGGAGTAATTGT TTTCACATCAACTCCAGACAAGGAATCGAATAAGTATTACCTTGGGCCTGCACCATTGGAGGATATGGCCAA ACAAATTGCGACTGCTACTGGCCCATGTGGGAACAACAGAGACTACATTTTCTTGCTGGAGAAAGCTATGTTTGATATTG GTCATGAAGATGATATGGTGATAGAATTGGCGAATGAAGTGAGAAAAGTACTTGGAAACACGGGTTTAGGAATAATACCAAAAGAGAGCAGCAGCAATAGATTAACAGGACCTTCTCATAAACCCAAGTCACCTCATAAATTGCTTCATCTTCCTGAAGCAATCGCCATGGACACTTGA